One Manihot esculenta cultivar AM560-2 chromosome 18, M.esculenta_v8, whole genome shotgun sequence genomic window carries:
- the LOC110606998 gene encoding uncharacterized protein LOC110606998 isoform X1 — protein MGSSGADEELFDQMIRDYYESESNTPNSIPPIMISSGPQSILQVILLEATNFEREILEKVLMYIRNMGEPNSLKKWVVMRLQMDDYKASLCKTSWVSTFRCSKVFQHVGDYEYIEVMMNSNNGKPTRVIVDMDFKSHFEVARPTQTYEELINSLPSIFVATEDRLNKIISLVCPAAKASLKEKGLHIPPWRKAKYMQSKWLSKNCKRVSISSNNNMGLEENEEEDTITAAAAAKCCPSIF, from the exons ATGGGCAGCTCCGGCGCCGACGAAGAACTTTTTGATCAAATGATTCGAGACTACTACGAATCAGAATCAAACACACCCAATAGTATTCCACCCATCATGATTTCTTCTGGACCTCAATCCATTTTGCAG GTTATTCTCTTGGAGGCTACAAATTTTGAGAGAGAGATTCTTGAAAAAGTTTTGATGTATATTAGAAATATGGGAGAACCCAATAGTCTGAAAAAATGGGTGGTGATGAGATTGCAAATGGATGATTATAAAGCTTCTCTTTGTAAAACTTCTTGGGTCTCCACCTTTCGTTGCTCTAaag TGTTTCAACACGTAGGAGATTACGAGTATATAGAGGTGATGATGAACAGCAACAATGGCAAGCCAACAAGAGTAATAGTTGATATGGATTTCAAGTCTCATTTTGAAGTGGCAAGGCCAACACAGACTTACGAAGAACTCATCAATTCTCTTCCTTCAATCTTTGTTGCTACCGAAGATAGGCTTAATAAGATAATCTCCCTTGTTTGTCCAGCTGCAAAAGCTTCACTTAAAGAGAAGGGTCTCCATATTCCTCCATGGAGAAAAGCTAAGTACATGCAATCAAAATGGTTGTCAAAAAACTGCAAAAGGGTCTCTATCTCGTCAAATAATAACATGGGTTTGGaggaaaatgaagaagaagacaCTATCACTGCTGCTGCTGCCGCTAAGTGTTGTCCTTCCATATTTTAG
- the LOC110606998 gene encoding uncharacterized protein LOC110606998 isoform X2 — protein sequence MGSSGADEELFDQMIRDYYESESNTPNSIPPIMISSGPQSILQVILLEATNFEREILEKVLMYIRNMGEPNSLKKWVVMRLQMDDYKASLCKTSWVSTFRCSKGDYEYIEVMMNSNNGKPTRVIVDMDFKSHFEVARPTQTYEELINSLPSIFVATEDRLNKIISLVCPAAKASLKEKGLHIPPWRKAKYMQSKWLSKNCKRVSISSNNNMGLEENEEEDTITAAAAAKCCPSIF from the exons ATGGGCAGCTCCGGCGCCGACGAAGAACTTTTTGATCAAATGATTCGAGACTACTACGAATCAGAATCAAACACACCCAATAGTATTCCACCCATCATGATTTCTTCTGGACCTCAATCCATTTTGCAG GTTATTCTCTTGGAGGCTACAAATTTTGAGAGAGAGATTCTTGAAAAAGTTTTGATGTATATTAGAAATATGGGAGAACCCAATAGTCTGAAAAAATGGGTGGTGATGAGATTGCAAATGGATGATTATAAAGCTTCTCTTTGTAAAACTTCTTGGGTCTCCACCTTTCGTTGCTCTAaag GAGATTACGAGTATATAGAGGTGATGATGAACAGCAACAATGGCAAGCCAACAAGAGTAATAGTTGATATGGATTTCAAGTCTCATTTTGAAGTGGCAAGGCCAACACAGACTTACGAAGAACTCATCAATTCTCTTCCTTCAATCTTTGTTGCTACCGAAGATAGGCTTAATAAGATAATCTCCCTTGTTTGTCCAGCTGCAAAAGCTTCACTTAAAGAGAAGGGTCTCCATATTCCTCCATGGAGAAAAGCTAAGTACATGCAATCAAAATGGTTGTCAAAAAACTGCAAAAGGGTCTCTATCTCGTCAAATAATAACATGGGTTTGGaggaaaatgaagaagaagacaCTATCACTGCTGCTGCTGCCGCTAAGTGTTGTCCTTCCATATTTTAG